A portion of the Bacteroides faecium genome contains these proteins:
- a CDS encoding BT4734/BF3469 family protein, giving the protein METINFNNTYSYEQILKSLIDLSKNGLPTGYNMGISELDEMFRIDKGKLITLTGIPNLGKSEFTDFICTQFNKLYGFKTLFFSAEDDLNTHVAKIITKYTNKEFKNTQNEEIEKQAKYMYENFIFIDYNKVYTVNALLEEAEKQIIEQNIDILVIDPFNKLEADKDYNVNMTDYISKFLDKLLRLTKKYNIITLLVAHPKKMNEGIIPSPYDISDSAHFFNKSDYCITVHGNKANYSTIIKVDKVKYKHLGSCGQIELYYDDLSGNFYYDDRFNERKYIHKDFDMTPKGNYSRSNELLNIDVDTFNCIADVQPKQKKLIDILTLNDDEKANQIITQIRSEKDESKQKELKKNLPNYCINATFNSTRKKDNIKALTGLLYIDIDAKDNTSIIKNVPDILRNISNILFFKRSCRGSGYTAIVPYNTNLKIDDVWHSIDTDFKKLGVEIDKSTKNVDRVTFYSYDTDFYINDNVETYNKCISNTVSSNFKVSENSKNDTQKVVVNPPNNIVNNKDSYKNREYLNKLIGYLNDTKKSLDNGNYAAWGKICLALISEFKEKGLYYFLMLSQNYKGFNKDETTEFYNKYLDSYSDNNDVTFATIKHYAMLVGFKE; this is encoded by the coding sequence ATGGAAACAATAAACTTCAATAACACTTATTCCTACGAACAAATTTTAAAATCACTAATTGATTTATCAAAAAATGGATTACCTACAGGATATAATATGGGTATATCTGAATTAGACGAAATGTTTAGAATTGATAAGGGTAAACTTATCACATTAACGGGTATTCCGAATTTGGGAAAATCAGAATTTACCGACTTTATTTGCACTCAATTTAATAAATTATATGGGTTTAAAACTCTATTCTTCAGTGCTGAGGATGATTTAAATACACACGTTGCAAAGATTATTACGAAATATACAAATAAAGAGTTTAAAAATACTCAAAATGAAGAAATAGAAAAGCAGGCAAAGTATATGTATGAGAACTTTATATTCATTGATTATAATAAGGTTTATACCGTAAATGCACTATTGGAAGAAGCAGAAAAACAAATAATTGAACAGAATATTGATATACTTGTAATTGACCCATTTAATAAATTAGAGGCTGACAAGGATTATAATGTTAATATGACTGATTACATATCTAAATTTTTAGATAAACTATTAAGATTAACCAAGAAATATAATATAATAACTTTATTGGTTGCTCATCCAAAAAAAATGAATGAAGGTATTATTCCATCTCCGTATGATATTAGTGATAGTGCCCATTTCTTTAATAAATCAGATTACTGTATTACAGTGCATGGAAATAAGGCTAATTATAGCACTATAATTAAAGTGGATAAGGTCAAATATAAACATTTAGGTAGTTGTGGACAAATAGAATTATATTATGATGATTTGAGCGGTAATTTCTATTATGATGATAGATTTAATGAACGAAAATATATACATAAAGATTTCGATATGACACCTAAAGGAAATTACAGCCGTTCTAACGAGCTATTAAATATTGATGTAGATACGTTTAATTGTATTGCCGATGTACAGCCAAAGCAAAAGAAACTGATTGATATTCTAACTTTAAATGATGATGAAAAGGCAAATCAAATAATAACGCAGATACGCAGCGAAAAGGACGAAAGTAAGCAAAAAGAACTTAAAAAGAATTTGCCTAATTATTGTATCAACGCAACATTTAACAGTACACGTAAAAAAGATAATATAAAAGCATTGACAGGGTTATTATATATTGATATTGACGCTAAAGACAATACAAGTATTATTAAAAATGTACCCGATATACTACGTAATATTAGTAATATATTATTCTTTAAACGAAGTTGCAGAGGGTCGGGATATACTGCAATTGTGCCATATAATACCAATTTAAAGATAGATGATGTTTGGCATTCAATAGACACTGATTTTAAAAAGTTAGGGGTTGAAATTGATAAGTCTACCAAGAATGTAGACCGTGTTACATTCTACTCTTATGATACTGATTTTTATATAAATGATAATGTTGAAACATATAATAAGTGTATTAGTAATACCGTTTCTTCAAATTTCAAAGTATCTGAAAATTCAAAAAATGATACTCAAAAAGTTGTTGTTAATCCCCCAAATAATATCGTAAATAATAAAGATAGTTATAAAAATAGGGAATATTTGAACAAATTAATAGGGTATTTGAATGATACTAAAAAGTCACTTGACAATGGTAATTACGCAGCATGGGGGAAGATATGTTTAGCATTAATATCTGAATTTAAAGAAAAGGGATTATACTATTTTTTGATGTTAAGCCAAAATTATAAAGGGTTTAATAAAGATGAAACAACCGAATTTTACAACAAATATTTGGATAGTTATTCAGATAATAATGATGTAACATTTGCCACAATTAAGCATTATGCAATGTTGGTAGGTTTTAAAGAATGA
- a CDS encoding recombinase family protein — MKYVGYYRVSTKRQNLGLDAQRNTVVNYINNINGELINSFEEKESGKCNNRTELIKAINYCKTNKATLIIAKLDRLSRNVSFIFALKDSGINFYCCDIPECNTLTLGIFATIAQSERETISSRTRAALQAKKEKGIKLGAPNATISNDMRIKSANAIKNKANNNTNNKRAYSVISSLIERNMTLQAIATYLNDNEFRTSKGCLFTPAAVSRLMKRYQ; from the coding sequence ATGAAATATGTCGGTTATTATAGAGTTTCAACTAAACGCCAAAACTTAGGGTTAGACGCTCAACGTAATACAGTTGTTAATTACATTAATAATATCAATGGTGAGCTAATTAATTCATTTGAAGAAAAGGAAAGCGGTAAGTGTAACAATAGAACTGAATTGATTAAAGCAATTAATTATTGCAAGACAAATAAAGCAACTTTGATAATTGCAAAATTAGATAGATTAAGCCGTAATGTATCATTCATTTTCGCACTTAAAGATAGCGGAATAAACTTTTATTGCTGTGATATTCCTGAATGTAATACGCTCACATTAGGCATATTTGCGACCATCGCTCAATCAGAACGTGAAACAATCAGTTCACGTACAAGGGCAGCATTACAGGCAAAGAAAGAAAAAGGTATTAAGTTGGGTGCACCCAATGCAACTATATCAAATGATATGCGTATTAAGTCCGCCAATGCAATTAAGAATAAAGCAAATAATAACACTAATAATAAGCGTGCATACAGTGTTATTAGTTCGCTAATTGAACGTAATATGACCTTGCAAGCTATTGCCACGTATTTAAATGACAATGAATTTAGAACGTCTAAAGGTTGTTTATTTACACCTGCTGCTGTCAGCCGATTAATGAAACGTTATCAATAA
- a CDS encoding recombinase family protein: MKKVVAIYVRISTQLQYLDRQIEELTAYANNHQYKIYKVYNDVITGFQSKEKRPQLLELIKDSKKGLFELILFSEFSRLGRNQMELNRLINGFHKLDIELYFAKQNLMIYRKEIDMSTKMTLYVLGLISEYEIKLFAERSISGKISALKNRGINIGGFSNYGYTTDKVTKKMIIDKDEANVVKRIFNLYNEGKSQHEICDILNDLNVPPPYFKRLNNANNKRKEKGFKEKDYKGKDTSIWLISSLNRILKNEVYIGKRYFEFYKPDVDKYIDKEIDDLFKTEEEKKEDVKKERELLEKFEIYDKDLAIIDERLFLDVQTKIIKNRTNKNPEIKYKNLLKTKLICGICSSNWAVGKENDYHIYRCYGSYKGSVSRKKICFDSLQISQSKLNGLVVQLSIQRFAEWQIEYNSQNRIDELRNKIAENNDYIRIKEKELSNIKEEWINFFNKAIKFNIEDNLIAEKKNEYDIENNAINRTIDRYKKEVIKYSEIINSISKMDKEKGLLSKIRELKDKKDLIKQMIDDYIDKIVVYPLYKKYSLIIVCYIDGSESWGSIKSARYSKEELFIDPIFAITPQYISLFYYNEYNKHTCTFDSENKCFHYISENKTLLGDTKLGDYSIEEFITLLKEHEATISFVNYDYN; the protein is encoded by the coding sequence ATGAAAAAAGTAGTAGCAATTTATGTGAGAATTAGCACCCAATTACAATATTTAGATAGACAGATTGAAGAATTGACAGCTTATGCTAATAACCACCAATATAAGATATATAAAGTGTATAATGATGTTATTACAGGTTTCCAATCTAAGGAAAAACGCCCACAGCTATTAGAACTAATTAAAGATTCTAAGAAAGGTTTATTTGAACTTATATTATTCAGTGAATTTTCACGATTAGGGCGAAATCAAATGGAACTAAATAGGCTTATTAATGGTTTTCATAAATTAGATATTGAACTATATTTTGCTAAGCAAAATCTAATGATATATAGGAAAGAAATTGATATGAGCACGAAAATGACTTTATATGTTTTAGGTCTAATTTCTGAGTATGAAATTAAACTATTTGCAGAAAGGTCTATTAGCGGAAAAATATCAGCCTTAAAAAATAGAGGTATTAATATCGGTGGATTTTCTAATTACGGATATACAACAGATAAAGTAACAAAGAAAATGATAATAGATAAAGATGAGGCTAATGTAGTAAAGCGTATATTTAATCTTTATAATGAAGGAAAATCACAGCACGAAATATGTGATATATTAAATGATTTAAATGTACCACCACCATACTTTAAACGTTTAAATAATGCTAATAATAAGAGAAAAGAAAAGGGGTTTAAAGAGAAGGATTATAAAGGAAAAGATACTTCAATTTGGCTTATCAGCTCATTAAATCGCATTTTAAAAAATGAGGTTTATATAGGAAAACGATATTTTGAGTTTTATAAGCCCGATGTAGATAAATATATAGATAAAGAAATAGATGACTTATTTAAAACAGAAGAAGAAAAAAAAGAAGATGTAAAAAAAGAACGTGAGTTATTAGAGAAGTTTGAAATATATGATAAAGATTTAGCTATTATAGATGAAAGATTATTTTTAGATGTTCAGACTAAAATAATAAAAAATAGAACTAATAAAAACCCCGAAATAAAGTATAAAAACTTGCTGAAAACAAAATTAATTTGCGGAATATGTAGCTCAAATTGGGCAGTTGGAAAAGAGAATGATTATCATATATATAGATGTTATGGGAGTTATAAAGGGAGTGTTTCCCGTAAAAAAATATGTTTTGATAGCCTGCAAATTTCGCAAAGTAAACTAAATGGTTTAGTAGTACAATTATCAATACAAAGATTTGCAGAATGGCAGATAGAATATAATTCTCAGAATAGAATTGATGAATTAAGAAATAAAATAGCCGAGAATAATGATTATATTAGAATAAAAGAAAAAGAATTGAGTAATATAAAAGAGGAATGGATAAACTTCTTTAATAAGGCAATTAAGTTTAATATTGAAGATAATTTAATAGCAGAAAAGAAAAATGAATATGATATAGAAAATAACGCTATTAATAGAACAATAGATAGATATAAAAAAGAAGTAATAAAATACTCTGAAATTATTAATTCTATTTCTAAGATGGATAAAGAAAAGGGGTTGTTATCTAAAATACGTGAATTGAAAGATAAAAAAGATTTGATTAAACAAATGATAGACGATTATATAGATAAAATAGTTGTTTATCCATTGTATAAGAAATATAGTTTAATTATTGTTTGTTATATAGATGGCTCTGAAAGTTGGGGGAGTATAAAATCAGCAAGATATAGTAAAGAAGAACTTTTTATTGACCCTATATTTGCTATTACTCCTCAATATATTAGTTTATTCTACTATAATGAATATAACAAGCATACTTGTACATTTGATTCTGAGAATAAATGCTTTCATTATATTTCTGAGAATAAAACATTATTAGGTGATACTAAGTTAGGTGATTATTCGATAGAAGAATTTATAACTCTATTAAAAGAGCATGAAGCAACAATATCATTTGTTAATTACGATTATAATTGA
- a CDS encoding Hsp20/alpha crystallin family protein: MMPVRRTQSWLPSIFNDFFDNDWMVKANATAPAINVLETEKEYKVELAAPGMTKDDFNVRIDEDNNLVISMEKKTENKEEKKEGRYLRREFSYSKFQQTMILPDNVDKEKIAASVDNGVLNIELPKLSEEEVKKPNRQIEVK, from the coding sequence ATGATGCCTGTTAGAAGAACTCAAAGTTGGTTACCAAGTATCTTTAACGATTTCTTTGATAACGATTGGATGGTAAAAGCAAATGCTACTGCACCTGCAATTAACGTTTTGGAAACAGAGAAAGAATACAAAGTAGAACTGGCTGCTCCAGGTATGACAAAGGATGATTTCAATGTTCGCATTGATGAAGACAACAACCTCGTCATCAGCATGGAGAAGAAGACTGAAAACAAAGAGGAGAAGAAAGAAGGTCGCTATCTGCGTCGCGAATTCTCATACTCCAAGTTCCAGCAAACAATGATTCTACCGGATAATGTAGACAAAGAAAAAATTGCTGCATCCGTAGATAATGGCGTTCTGAATATTGAACTTCCCAAACTCTCTGAAGAAGAAGTGAAGAAGCCGAATAGACAAATCGAAGTAAAATAA
- a CDS encoding ABC transporter permease → MIKFLIEKEFKQLLRNSFLPKLILVFPCMIMLLMPWAVNLEIKNIELNIVDNDHSAISRRLVNKIAASTYFRLVEVPASYEEGLRNIETGTADIVMEIPRHLERDWMNGEDAHILIAANAVNGTKGGLGSSYLASIVNDYAAELRSERPEAATLSGAFPSIRIDTQGLFNPNLNYKLYMIPALMVMLLTLICGFLPALNVVSEKEVGTIEQINVTPVPKFVFILAKLLPYWLIGFIVLTLCFILAWLIYGIVPVGHFMLIYFFAVLFVLVMSGFGLVISNYSATMQQSMFVMWFCMLILILMSGLFTPISSMPEWAQWITRLNPLRYFMEVMRMVYLKGSGFFDLLPQLGILLFFAVVFNSWAVVSYRKNQ, encoded by the coding sequence ATGATAAAGTTCTTGATAGAAAAAGAGTTTAAACAGTTGCTACGCAATTCGTTTCTGCCGAAACTGATTCTTGTTTTTCCATGTATGATTATGCTGCTGATGCCTTGGGCGGTAAATCTGGAAATCAAGAATATCGAACTGAATATAGTGGATAATGACCATTCGGCTATTTCCCGGCGACTGGTGAATAAGATTGCTGCTTCCACTTATTTCCGTCTGGTGGAAGTGCCGGCTTCCTATGAGGAAGGGCTTCGAAATATTGAAACCGGAACGGCGGATATTGTAATGGAGATACCGAGGCATCTGGAACGGGACTGGATGAACGGTGAAGATGCTCATATCTTGATAGCTGCCAATGCCGTGAATGGGACGAAAGGGGGACTTGGAAGTTCTTACTTAGCTTCCATAGTTAATGACTATGCTGCCGAATTGCGTTCGGAACGTCCTGAAGCGGCTACCCTTTCCGGGGCTTTTCCTTCTATCCGTATTGATACTCAGGGATTGTTTAATCCGAATTTGAACTATAAACTTTACATGATTCCGGCATTGATGGTTATGTTGCTGACATTGATTTGTGGCTTTTTGCCTGCCTTGAATGTGGTTAGCGAAAAAGAAGTGGGGACGATTGAACAAATCAATGTGACACCGGTTCCGAAGTTCGTCTTTATTCTTGCCAAACTACTGCCTTATTGGTTGATTGGCTTCATTGTGTTGACTTTATGTTTCATATTGGCATGGTTGATTTACGGTATAGTACCCGTCGGGCATTTTATGTTGATTTACTTCTTTGCAGTTCTTTTCGTATTGGTGATGTCCGGCTTCGGACTTGTCATTTCCAATTATTCGGCTACAATGCAGCAGTCGATGTTCGTTATGTGGTTCTGTATGTTGATTTTGATATTGATGAGCGGGCTGTTTACGCCGATTAGCAGTATGCCGGAGTGGGCACAATGGATTACCAGGCTCAATCCTTTGCGTTATTTTATGGAAGTGATGCGAATGGTGTATCTCAAAGGGAGCGGTTTCTTTGACTTATTGCCACAGTTGGGGATATTGCTGTTTTTTGCAGTTGTGTTTAATAGTTGGGCAGTGGTCAGTTACCGGAAGAATCAATAA
- a CDS encoding ABC transporter permease, producing the protein MRQFIAFVKKEFYYIFRDRRTMLILLGMPVVQIILFGFAISTEVKNVRLAVLDPSNDVVTRKIIDRLDASEYFTVTARFHSPQEMEAAFLKSEIDMAVVFGERFMDGLYAGDARVQLIVDATDPNMSTSQVNYATGIVSMAGQEMLPPNVSAASLTPDVKLLYNPQMKSAYNFVPGVMGLILMLICAMMTSISIVREKETGTMEVLLVSPVKPLFIILAKAVPYFVLSFVNLITILLLSVFVLDVPVVGSLFWLITVSLLFIFVSLALGLLISSVTQTQVAAMLVSGLMLMMPTMLLSGMIFPIESMPLILQWISDILPARWYIQAVRKLMIEGVPVIFVVKEIGILLLMATVLITVSFKKFKYRLE; encoded by the coding sequence ATGAGACAGTTTATTGCTTTTGTAAAGAAAGAGTTTTACTATATTTTCCGTGACAGGCGGACGATGCTGATTCTGTTGGGGATGCCCGTTGTGCAGATTATTCTGTTCGGATTTGCCATCAGTACGGAAGTGAAAAATGTACGCCTGGCTGTGCTCGATCCTTCTAATGATGTGGTGACACGGAAGATCATTGATCGTTTGGATGCCAGTGAGTATTTCACGGTTACTGCCCGTTTTCATTCACCTCAAGAGATGGAAGCTGCTTTTCTGAAAAGTGAGATTGACATGGCGGTTGTTTTTGGCGAACGTTTTATGGACGGGCTTTATGCGGGCGATGCTCGTGTACAGTTGATTGTTGATGCGACGGATCCGAATATGTCGACTTCTCAAGTTAATTATGCGACTGGAATTGTCTCTATGGCAGGGCAGGAGATGCTGCCGCCGAATGTATCGGCTGCCAGTCTGACTCCCGACGTAAAGCTGCTGTACAATCCTCAGATGAAAAGTGCTTATAATTTTGTACCGGGAGTGATGGGGTTGATTCTGATGTTGATTTGTGCCATGATGACCTCTATTTCCATCGTTCGCGAGAAAGAAACAGGGACAATGGAAGTATTGTTGGTTTCGCCGGTAAAACCGTTATTTATTATTTTGGCAAAGGCTGTGCCTTATTTTGTGTTGTCGTTTGTCAATCTGATAACTATTCTGTTACTTTCAGTCTTTGTGCTGGATGTCCCGGTGGTGGGAAGTTTGTTTTGGCTGATAACGGTGTCTCTGTTGTTTATCTTTGTGTCTTTGGCTTTGGGGTTGCTGATTTCATCGGTAACGCAGACGCAGGTTGCCGCTATGTTGGTATCGGGCTTGATGTTAATGATGCCTACTATGCTGCTATCGGGGATGATTTTCCCTATTGAGAGTATGCCATTGATACTTCAGTGGATATCGGATATACTTCCGGCACGTTGGTATATTCAGGCGGTGCGAAAGTTGATGATTGAAGGCGTGCCGGTTATATTTGTAGTGAAGGAGATTGGAATTTTATTGTTGATGGCGACGGTGCTTATAACAGTCAGCTTCAAGAAGTTCAAGTATCGGTTGGAATAA
- a CDS encoding ATP-binding cassette domain-containing protein, whose product MKVADGREPIVVAEEISKSYGKVEALKGVSFAVEQGEIFGLIGPDGAGKSTLFRILTTLLLADKGVAAIGGLDVTSDYKQIRTRVGYMPGRFSLYQDLSVEENLEFFATVFHTTIRENYDLIKDIYQQIEPFKKRRAGALSGGMKQKLALSCALIHKPDILFLDEPTTGVDPVSRKEFWQMLRNLRQQGITIIVSTPIMDEARQCDRIAFINHGQIHGIDTPERILQQFASILCPPSLERDEVRHERTPVIEVEQLTKCFGSFTAVDHISFQVNRGEIFGFLGANGAGKTTAMRMLCGLSRPTSGVGRVAGYDIFREAEQVKKHIGYMSQKFSLYEDLKVWENIRLFAGIYGIEEQEIERKTEELLERLGFSAERDTLVKSLPLGWKQKLAFSVSIFHEPRIVFLDEPTGGVDPATRRQFWELIYQAADRGITVFVTTHYMDEAEYCNRISIMVDGQIKALDTPARLKKQFGVETMDDVFQKLARSAVRKAD is encoded by the coding sequence ATGAAAGTGGCAGATGGAAGAGAACCCATAGTGGTTGCGGAAGAAATCAGCAAAAGCTATGGAAAGGTGGAAGCGCTGAAAGGAGTTTCTTTTGCGGTAGAGCAGGGAGAGATTTTCGGGCTGATTGGCCCCGATGGTGCGGGAAAGAGTACCTTATTCCGTATTCTGACTACTCTATTGCTTGCTGATAAGGGTGTGGCGGCTATCGGCGGATTAGATGTAACTTCGGACTATAAACAGATTCGCACGAGGGTAGGATATATGCCCGGTCGCTTTTCGCTTTATCAAGACCTCTCGGTGGAAGAGAATCTGGAGTTTTTTGCTACGGTATTCCATACGACAATCCGGGAAAATTATGATTTGATTAAGGATATCTATCAGCAGATAGAACCGTTCAAAAAGAGAAGGGCAGGAGCCTTGTCGGGTGGTATGAAGCAGAAACTGGCATTGAGTTGCGCGTTAATTCATAAACCGGATATTTTATTTCTGGACGAGCCGACTACGGGTGTGGATCCTGTGTCGCGCAAAGAGTTTTGGCAAATGCTCAGGAATTTAAGGCAGCAGGGGATTACGATTATTGTTTCGACTCCTATTATGGACGAAGCCCGCCAATGCGACAGGATTGCTTTTATCAATCATGGACAAATTCATGGCATCGATACACCTGAACGTATTCTGCAACAATTTGCTTCTATTCTTTGTCCGCCTTCATTGGAACGGGATGAAGTACGGCATGAGAGGACGCCTGTGATTGAAGTGGAGCAGTTGACTAAATGTTTTGGAAGTTTTACCGCAGTAGATCATATCTCCTTTCAAGTGAACCGGGGAGAAATCTTTGGCTTTCTGGGTGCTAACGGTGCAGGAAAGACGACAGCTATGCGGATGCTTTGCGGACTGAGCCGGCCGACATCGGGGGTGGGAAGGGTAGCGGGATATGATATTTTCCGAGAGGCGGAGCAGGTAAAGAAACATATCGGATACATGAGCCAGAAGTTTTCTCTATACGAAGACTTGAAGGTATGGGAGAATATTCGCCTGTTTGCCGGAATCTATGGAATAGAAGAACAGGAAATAGAACGGAAGACTGAGGAATTGCTGGAGCGTCTGGGTTTTTCTGCCGAGCGGGATACTTTGGTGAAAAGCCTTCCTTTAGGCTGGAAGCAGAAACTGGCATTTTCGGTTTCAATCTTCCACGAGCCGAGAATCGTTTTTCTGGATGAGCCGACCGGTGGGGTGGATCCAGCCACGCGAAGACAGTTTTGGGAATTGATTTATCAGGCTGCCGACCGGGGAATCACGGTATTTGTGACCACACACTATATGGACGAAGCGGAATATTGTAACCGGATTTCTATCATGGTGGACGGACAAATTAAGGCTCTTGACACGCCTGCCCGTCTGAAAAAGCAATTCGGAGTGGAAACGATGGATGATGTTTTCCAAAAATTAGCCCGCAGTGCGGTGCGCAAAGCAGATTGA
- a CDS encoding HlyD family secretion protein — MKGITKIGMWGMALVMLSACGNGTPDYDATGTFEATEVIVSAEAAGKLLKLDVEEGTRLKAGEEVGLVDTVQLYLKKLQLEASMKSVESQRPDLAKQIAATKQQIATAEREKKRVENLLAAGAANQKQLDDWDAQVKLLERQLVAQESSLLNSTNSLTEQGNSVAIQVAQVEDQLDKCHIQSPIEGTVLAKYAEAGELASVGRPLFKVAETDGMYLRAYITSEQLSQVKLGDKVTVYADYGNSEQKAYPGVITWISDRSEFTPKTILTKNERANLVYAVKIAVKNDGELKIGMYGGVKMKVGN; from the coding sequence ATGAAAGGAATAACAAAGATAGGAATGTGGGGGATGGCATTGGTAATGTTGTCTGCCTGCGGAAACGGGACACCTGATTATGACGCAACCGGTACGTTTGAAGCTACGGAAGTCATCGTCTCTGCCGAAGCTGCCGGAAAATTGCTAAAGTTGGATGTAGAAGAAGGTACAAGATTAAAGGCGGGTGAAGAAGTTGGTTTGGTCGATACCGTGCAGTTATATCTGAAGAAGCTGCAACTGGAAGCTAGTATGAAATCCGTGGAAAGCCAGCGTCCTGACCTTGCCAAACAGATTGCTGCTACCAAACAGCAGATTGCTACGGCCGAACGTGAAAAGAAACGGGTAGAGAACTTGCTTGCTGCGGGTGCGGCGAATCAGAAGCAGTTGGACGACTGGGATGCACAAGTCAAATTGCTCGAGAGGCAGCTTGTTGCCCAGGAATCATCATTGCTGAACAGTACGAATAGTCTGACGGAACAGGGAAATTCGGTAGCCATACAGGTGGCACAGGTGGAAGACCAGTTAGACAAATGCCATATCCAGTCACCTATTGAAGGTACGGTACTGGCAAAATATGCGGAAGCCGGTGAACTGGCATCTGTCGGCAGACCATTATTTAAAGTGGCAGAAACTGACGGAATGTACCTGCGGGCTTATATAACTTCCGAACAGTTGTCACAAGTGAAACTGGGAGATAAGGTGACTGTCTATGCCGATTATGGAAATTCGGAGCAGAAAGCCTATCCGGGCGTGATTACATGGATTTCCGACCGTTCGGAATTTACTCCTAAAACTATCCTGACAAAAAATGAACGCGCTAATTTAGTATATGCAGTGAAAATAGCTGTGAAAAATGACGGAGAACTGAAGATAGGTATGTATGGTGGAGTAAAAATGAAGGTTGGAAACTGA
- a CDS encoding TolC family protein yields MKRIVFSFSFLLFVLGMYAQVTLEECQRKAQDNYPLVHQYSLVEKTKEYSLANAAKGYLPQLALSAKATYQSEVTEIPVKLPGVDIKGLPKDQYQVMLELQQKIWDGGGIRMQKKHTMAEAEIEKESLNVDMYALNGRVNDLYFGILLLDEQLRQNVLLQDELERNYRQITAYVENGIANQADLDAVKVEQLNTRQKRVDLVSSRAAYLKMLSLLVGEELSQNTTLEKPVPQNEVSAVSEIRRPELSLFDAQGAGLQVQEKALNVRHLPQFGLFVQGAYGNPGLNMLKNEFSPYYMAGVRFSWNFGSLYTLKNDRRVIENKRRQLDNNRDVFLFNTRLQMTQQDQAIRSLEKQMQDDDEIIRLRTNIRKAAEAKVANGTLTVTEMLRELTNESLAHQSKALHEIQRLMGIYQLKYTTNY; encoded by the coding sequence ATGAAAAGAATAGTTTTCAGTTTCTCCTTTTTATTGTTTGTATTGGGTATGTATGCGCAAGTTACGTTAGAAGAATGTCAACGGAAGGCGCAGGATAATTATCCGTTGGTACATCAATATAGTTTGGTGGAGAAAACAAAGGAATATAGTTTGGCAAATGCGGCCAAAGGATATTTGCCTCAGTTGGCTCTTTCGGCTAAAGCTACTTATCAGAGCGAAGTGACGGAGATTCCGGTGAAACTTCCCGGAGTAGATATAAAAGGATTACCCAAAGACCAGTATCAGGTAATGTTGGAGTTGCAACAGAAAATTTGGGATGGTGGCGGAATCCGGATGCAGAAGAAACATACAATGGCGGAAGCTGAGATAGAGAAAGAAAGCCTGAATGTGGATATGTATGCACTGAACGGTCGGGTGAATGATTTGTATTTCGGAATTTTGTTGTTGGATGAGCAATTGCGACAGAATGTATTGTTGCAGGATGAACTGGAACGGAATTACCGTCAGATCACCGCTTATGTGGAAAATGGAATAGCCAATCAGGCGGATTTGGATGCTGTGAAAGTAGAGCAGTTGAATACCCGCCAGAAGAGGGTAGACCTTGTTTCGTCACGTGCTGCTTATTTGAAAATGCTTTCGTTGCTGGTAGGGGAAGAGTTATCTCAAAACACTACATTGGAGAAACCCGTCCCTCAGAATGAAGTTTCTGCTGTTAGTGAGATACGTCGGCCGGAATTATCCTTGTTTGATGCGCAAGGAGCCGGGTTGCAAGTTCAGGAAAAGGCACTTAATGTACGTCATCTTCCGCAATTCGGATTGTTTGTACAAGGAGCTTATGGAAATCCGGGGCTGAACATGCTGAAAAATGAATTCTCTCCTTATTATATGGCAGGTGTCCGCTTTTCGTGGAATTTCGGTAGTCTGTATACGTTGAAAAACGACCGGCGGGTGATTGAGAATAAACGCCGGCAGTTGGACAATAACCGGGATGTGTTTCTTTTCAATACGCGGTTGCAAATGACGCAACAGGATCAGGCGATTCGTTCGTTGGAGAAGCAGATGCAGGATGATGATGAGATTATCCGTCTGCGTACTAATATTCGAAAAGCGGCAGAGGCAAAGGTGGCTAATGGAACATTGACCGTGACCGAGATGCTTCGGGAACTGACCAATGAGAGCTTGGCGCATCAGTCGAAAGCCCTGCATGAGATTCAACGGTTGATGGGCATTTATCAATTGAAATATACAACGAATTATTAA